The Rosa rugosa chromosome 1, drRosRugo1.1, whole genome shotgun sequence genomic sequence GGGATGAATGACAAGAGCATACATGCAGCCTTTACAGGAAATTCATGCTAAGAAGACATACAACCACAATGGCGAACTCAACAGAGATGgaacaaaaacaaattttttcattttaattatttCAATTGTTTCTTCTACACACTTTAacaaaatggaaaaagaaaaagaaattattgCTGATTGGCTTCTACCCTAGAGCATAGAGACTCTATCAGTCCAGGACAACCAGCTTCTGATACTCAGGGCCAGAGATAGCCAATTCCATGGTCAGGTCCGGGCGGATTTCCCCATCGTAATCCAGGAACAACTTGAGCAAGTTCTTGGAGAAGCCACTCAACAAAGCCACCCCAGGTTGAGTCCCTGGCACAGGAGTAGACCTCGAGTCCCTCAGATTCCAAAACACTATCTGTGGCACAGCATCCCCATACCCCTTCTCCCTATACTTTCTTTGAATCACCTGATAATCAGTCTCCCATCTATTCGACGAGGCCTGATCAAACTCCATGTCACTGAACACAAAAATCCTCTTGATCATATTTTCCGGCTTCAACTTTCCATTAACCGCCACCTGGAGAAGCAAATCAAACACCTTCTGAAAATCAGTGTTCATCCCCCACTCCATCCTCGTTATAAAATCGGTCCTGGACTGGAGACTTCCACCTAGGATTAAATGTAGTTGAGGGTTCTGACTGAAGGTGATCACCTTCCCTTTCCATGGCTCATCACACAGCTCAGACACCAAAAGCCCCAAAGCCACACACACCTCCATTGGCTCTCCAAACATGCTTCCGGACACGTCACACACAGCCAAGCAATTCTTCATCTTCCCCAACTTCAACATATCCTCTACCATTCTCTGCCACTGAAGCTCGGCCACTTGGCCGCCATCACTGTCCCTCAGAGAGGCTATGATCTCGTGCGGCAGCAGAGCACCGGCAGCAATCTTGGACTTGCCGGCCTGCACATTCTCCAAGTACTTTTTGAACCTCTCTTCATCATGCTTGAAGAACTTCTCCTTGTAAAGCTTCATGGCCAACGAGGCGACTCGATTATAAGGAATCGAATTCCAGTCATTGGCTCCAATATAAACCTCAGGCAACTCCAAAACCTTCCTCAGCGGCACAAGAATCTCCTTCCTCAGCCGGTCTCGGACTCTGTAAACATAATGAGCCTCCTCGATTCCTTGATATTCCGGATACGATTCCCTAGGGAAAACGTTCCTTGCTATGCTTTCACATAGCAATGTTGCCTTATCAAACGAGGAATCGATAGAAGGGCACCACTTGGCTGCCAAGCTGATCTTCTTGTACTGATTGGCCTTGAGATTCTCGACATCGGACTTCAAACACTCGGCGAAAAGATCCGAAACCCGGTCATATAAAAACCGGTAATCCGGGTCTCGCTGGTACCTCTCAACGGCCTTCTTGGCCATCTCCATAGTCTTCTGATGCCTCAATGCGCTGATATTTGCCCTTTCCGATTTTACCCTCTCTGCCGCCTTGGCTTTTCTGGCCTCTTTCGGCTCCTGCCTGGTTACTCCGAGGCTCTTGGTTTTCGCCGACTTGGCCGCCTTGCCTCTCGGGGAGGCCCTTCTCCCGATGGAGTGTTTTCTCTGTTGCCACTCTTCCTTTTGGGTCTTTCGGACGTCGTGGCCTTCTAGAAGGCGGTAGAGAATCTCCGGGAGGtccttgaagtagccgaactcGGCGAGGGAAGCGACGTtgcatgctagggttttggGGTGGTGCTGGTGGAGCCAGAGCGCCGCCGTGTAGAACCCTTCTTTGTCGGACTTTCCGGTGCCGCGTACCCCGCGGAGGTTGCAGATGAGCTTGAGGGTGGTTAGGGCGTCGTGGGCCCAGGCGAGAGGGAGCTGCTGGTGGAGGTAGGATGCCGGAGTGTTCGGTACAACGTGGAAGAAGAGATCGAGGCAAGGGTTGCCGGAGGAGAGGAATGTGGCGGAGTCGTTCTCGGTGAAACCCATCGGGGGTTTAGGGGTGGGCTTGTTGAGGTTGTTGAAATCGGCGATCATGGAATCGATGAAGGGGTCGCCGGAAGCGGGTTCGGGTTGGGTGGTGGATCGGTTGATCTGTGGAGGACCGAGAAGACTTGGAGGAGCCATGACTGGGAGTGTTTGTGGGTTTAGCGACTTTAGGGTTTTGAGAAGTATAACGAATTGGGGCGAAACGTCGAAAACAATCGGGAGGTTTGGATCAGGGGAGCGTGAGGCAGCTATTTATAGGGGATGCCGAGATAGATACATGGGCACCAAGGATTTTGTTGCGTGGTCTCCAAgtagtttttcttttattttatttttttcttctaaatcTTTGCTCGGTGGTTTTAGTTTGACCTCCaaatttaggggggtgtatttaattaagagtctacaagatttttttatattttagaagtctatgggtattcaattgagattttaaacagttctttaaaatcttgatgtacgtattcaattaagatttaaaattatccattcaaatctgctgatattcaaaagtatacagatttttaaggatttcattaaatgctagattttggaggattttatagtactttttatacatatcaaaactcaaaaacaatccagaTAGAGACCCAGCGGTAAGTTTTCTCCCAAAACCCTAGGCGCCTCCATCACAAGCATATAACCTGTCCGGCGGCACGCCCTCGTggcggcgtcgtcggacgggccggAATGGACAGAGTGTCCTGTAGTAGTTGGATGTCCGGTCAGGGTGAAGGCGGCATCGTTACTTTGCTGTATGGTTCGCACGGAGATCCGATTGGTGGTGGGTTCGACGACTGTCGAGCGGGGCTGGTATCGATCTACCCAAGGGCGGGGCGTCGACGACGGGAGGTGTGGTCGCCTGGATGATGAGAGGGTGGAGGTTGGGACGGGATCTGACTGGCTCAGATCGGATCGGGCTCCGATTCGACTTGGGGTGTTTGGAGCTGTCCAATGGAAGAGGGTGGTTGGAAGAGGCGGTGATGCTTCCTGGCGTGTTTGGGAGGATGGAGGGATGGGGAGACGACCGGTGTTTGCTCGGAGCGGCGGGTGTGCCGCCGATGGGGGGACTCGGTGTGCGAGCTGGCGGCATGGTGATACTGGCGGTCTTCATGCTGGACTGGGGCAGGAAGCTTCTTGGGCTTGGGCTCGGGCTCAAGTCCCAAATTGTTCTTATGTTAGTTTTTGTCTTATGTATTATTACTTTTTATGTTTTAGTAGCTATGGCTTTCAGCCGGCAATAAATTCCTATCTCTTGTGGGTAGGGCGAagtgggcttggtcccggtatgcacactcagtgtgcttTATCTGGCCTAGAGAGGCGGCGAGCCATTTACTGGattaaatggacgcaacctcctagtggcaggatgaaattaagTGTCGCCGGACTtgtttccgtgcggcaacatagtgggaaagttgtgttatttgtaatgacgcttcttcgtgatagagttatctttccggtatgtcaccgctatgtcaaagcaaatagagtagccattcgtgcactctttgctaactgATGCTCGCTAGAATACATAGATGTTGAGGAgagtcttggtattatttcaggacgttctctctatgcttattgtaatcaggggttcaggctctatgtcccccccttgtattctgcaatttcattaatcaaggcttaagggcagccgcaccagcccatttcaaaaaaaaaaaaaaaaaactcaaaaacaatccaaccacttctcaaaagattttgatggattctttctcactcaaaaaatgaagaacctcttcacccaaaaaaaaaataataataataaaaagcaggtctcaataggtgacattcatccattttgtcttagacctattttcccactatcttcctctgcctctgctgtcatctaataattttttattttatttttatcactataactctagaagccttaatccttctagctaatgaagctcactttcaatagtattattaagatgatacatacacacatgattcttttgtaaattagatatgaaataaattatgtcattagtttactactttattttttgggtaACATTTTGGCtcattagttttctcttattgttcatatatcattatacacaacataaagaatggtagattgccatactttcttgtcattgatatagcattatagttggatccatacatgcatccattgcttaattaaagaagaagaagaagaaaaaaaattaacctaccaaaaacatcataaggatttgtaaaatctaaacaaatactagtaaatcaatccattaaaatcaatcagagtccagatagaatttaaacaatctgtggattaagtaaatccatagattataaaaactcaaacaaagtcttttaaaatctgaattgaatacaccccccctAAAGATATAACTTTGGAACTAACTGCCAGCTATTCCTATGTACCCTTAACAATATGTTTCCAGTTCCATGGTTTCTCTTAGGGAAAGTCAAGGACAGATATGAAGTTGATATGAAGCATCTCAACTCAAAGCAGGCAAATACTATTTACCCAAGCAAAGTTTAGAATTTCAGGAGATCAACCTTAACAGAAATAATGGCATGATCAAGAAGTGGAAGCAAGATTAGGATGAGTGAAAAGTGATGAAACTCGGatctcctccttcaccaacTCCAACTGTTCACTATTCTGAATGAGAATTTTTTTCATGGCATAAGTTCCATCGTCTGCAAGAGAATAGTAAAAACAAGCTGAACCCACCAAACCAGTAAATGAAGCAACAATCATCTCAAATGTCTAATGTAATACAATATCCTAATTGAAAATCCAATACCACACAAGAACAACAAAGCCAAACTCGACAAGTTATACAGCCCAAACCATGGATCTATAAACAAAAGTAAGAACCTTCAGCTGAATGGCGCGCTAAGGCCACCAGATTGATTCTATGGAGTTAACGTAAGACAATCTCATAGTTTCACAAATATTCACATATCAAGCATTCATAATCACCAAACAACAATGAATCACATTTTAAACTCAGTTTAGCAATTCCAATGTCAGCTCAGGCTCAAAACAAATGCTTCAGATCACAAATTcccaaaccaaaaccaaaaccaatcaGGCGCTATAAAGAATAAAGCTCTAACGAATTCAGATTTATACAATACAAATTAACCATTTCAGATTCACATCTATACGAACCAGATCGCAGAATCAAAAAGCAAAGCAGAGAAATTGAGATGAGGAGAGAGGAAGCAGACCAGAAGGGTGAGAAGGGTGGGAGTAGTGGGAGCCGATGAAAAGTTAGTGATGCGTTTCAATCGATTTCCTTACCTCACTTCGTCGACTCAATCAAGCCTCAGGAGGAGTCCAATGAGAAACCACACACCAACGACCCGAATCGGAAATTGTTCTAGTGATGGGCGATTTGATTAGAAGGAGGAAGGTGGCGATTTGATTAGGGCTCGGTTACGAGTGGTGGCGGTATCGAGAGAGAGACCTAGAAAGTGGATGGATGAGAAGTTGTTGACTAGAGAGAGAGCCAGACTTGGTGGATAACTTCATAACATTTACCAAAACGACACAGTTTTGCATTTGTTCCACTTTCACTGACGGAAACATCCGTCACTAATTTTATGTTGTTCGTCACCAAAATCCACACAGCGTGGCTTCTTCAAAGAGCGAAAAATTTAGTGACGAATTTGAAATTTTGTCACCAAAACCCTTATGGGTGACATATTTTTGGTTTGTCACTAATACTTTCGTGACTAATTGGGTAATTTCTTGTAGTGGGATAACAAAAGCAATACTAGATGCCACAaggcatcggaaataaaacctaacaaGGATATTAAGGGATGCAATAAAGCATTTGAAGAAGCACTGGGAAGACCCCGGGTTCTGTAAAAcagtaccaatagtatggtcaaCCATACTTCCACGTAAAGAAATACGTTGAACAGAGGGTgaccttctatcaaggtaactggcggtagtgtgaccgaccttgcctactccacgTAAAATAATACGTcgaatagagagcaatcttctacatAAGTAGCCGAtaatccaaatccaaaatgTAGTTGAAGAAAGAGTCCATGAAAAATCTCCTAGATCCCAGATGCGAATCCAAATAGAAAATAAAGCCCAAGCAAAGACCCATCTTGAGCAGTCCAAACAAAAAATGGCCCGGGTCCACAATTGGGCACCTAAAAACTCTCTAGGCACCCAGCCGTCCCCTGACCTTGACCCCAGCCAGAGCTCCGCCTTCCCTCGCCGGAAATAACCAATCCCGGTTCCGTCCACTCAACTCCAAGTGCCACCACCCATGCCACCAGTCATATAGCCCCATCTGAGATCAAACCAACCTTAGAGCCCCACGCCGGCACCTAACTGCTTCCCCTCCGTCCCAAACCTGCGTCGGACTATCGCACCACCATCACCTGCGGACTGTTGAGTCGCTGTCAATCGAATCTCCTGCCGCGAATTCCCACAGATCCAATCTGGGAAGTAAAAACCAAGAGGAAATCTCGACCCCCACCATCGCTCCAGCAACTGCATCAACTTCAGTCGCTCCCGAATTGGGCGAAGCCGCCCGACTCTCGGTGCCATCCCGATCCAGGAGGACAGCGCAGCATCTTCTTCTCCCCATTGGACAGAGAAGCCACGATCAGAAAGGATCTAAACAAAAGAGGTTGCCACAGGGCACGAGGTGAGTCGTGCGCGATAGATTCAACACCGAAAATGGTGCCGGAATATTACTTCATCGATGATGGAGAAAGGTACAGAGAGGTTGGAggcggcgctctcccaaccctagcagagcaagcCCGCTAGGTATTTTCATAATAACCAAAATCTTTTCTAGAACTATCCatattgcaaaacaaacaaacaaaaactatGATCTAGATTAATAGAAAAATCTTTGTAATTGTCTACTTGTTCGGATCCTCCAAGAATCACTTTCTAGTTCTGTCACTAAAAGTACACCAAAAATATAGCCAGCTTACTCACCCAATTCTTCATgattgaattgatagagataagaaagaaaaaaaaacaataaattgttgaagaAGGGTGTTTTGATAAAATTAAGGATGTCTATTTAGTTATTTAAGTAttttttaagtattcaaaaaagtgaattggaggtttaataagtagaagaggtccaaatatcaaatttggaggtccaattAGAACCTCCCTTTCTGAAAAGGTGGTTCTAATTGGACCTCCAAATAAATTTGGACTTccatcttttttcaattatgaatAGATTTTGTCAACTTATATGAAAaaaacaaataaggacaaagaggacaaaaaaataaaaactcttcTTACCTACCGTATTAATAtaacattcattttttttttttgacaatcacatttatataacattcaattttttCTAATTTCATCTTTACCTcaaaaaacattcaaatttttttccagattttccttatattacctATAGAACTTTCTGATTTACCAAAATGATTAggtaaaaataattaatttctatacatgatcTCAATTgacatttaatacaaaaataaattaaaacaaTCTAATTTagaatttccttaaactaaatatattaaatattttTGTGTAGTTATTACTAAGGGTGGTTCAATTTGGACCTCTGCTTAGAGTATCTTTAGCctatgctagccatttttgagtcaaattttagccaaagtagctaaaatttATTTTGACTAGCCACTTTAGACATACGTCTGTACTAGTGCTATATATTTTAactaattttaaatttatattattttttaaataaagattAAACAGTTTAAATATATTCagaaattacataaaataactctaaatgaatgttttaaggattaaattcagtttacccccctgaggtttgggggtaatttcatgttagtccctgtcttctcaatttaatcagtttaccactcgagcttttcaatttttctcaaccgtgtccattccgtccaatttggacgttaagtttgACAAAAAAACCCCGCTTTAAgagctaaaattgtcatttcaatgaaaaaaaaaccatgacaaaaaaaaaaaatcttcttctttgttttttgtcatggttttttttatttttttatttctatctcattgaagaagaagaagaagaattttttttttgtcatggttttttttttctaaattctttttcattgaagaagaagaataatttttttttaaattgtcatttcaaggaaaaaaaacaccatgacaaaaaaaaaattcttcttcttttttttttttgtcatggtttttttttatttttttatttctctctcattgaagaagaagattttttttttgggataatgataaaaaaaggtcattttgaagtgtcttattataatttaaacaccacaaatgtcccgatgataattaaggtcacttGTTCACGATCTACCACTGTACTTCAAATTAATTACAAAACTGTCACCGTCAGTTTTCTTTGGCAGTTTGTGGGAGGTAAACTAAAACGACACTattgttcatcttctccacaTTATTTCGAAATTTCAAACGTAAAAAAATCGCTCAAACCTACTCCGAAATAGAGAATGCTTAATCCTCTTCATCTCCGGCGGCCACATTCTGAGACACATACATTCTCCAACGACTGTTTTGCTCAATGGTGAAGCAGCGCCGACTCTGCAAAAGTACTTCACagaaaaagccccaaattttagggatttgaagaaTTGCAGAACTCGAATCGTCTACCTTGACCGGGTAATCTTTGAGCCTCGATTCTCAGAAACTTCTCTTACTTAATTTCGAGTCATTGAGATAGTGTTTAGTTTTGGAATTATAAGTCgaatatgatataattatttctgcatttcattctgaaacaaaacaattcgattccaagtttggtttgagtgaagatgtaaagcttttttgagtggagatgatcaatgactgtctttaaattttagtttgatgctgtaacatagccagtgacataggctactgagtgggtatcatttgattttggagtggctctgtttccattttggtgtGATTTGATACAGAGACATGGACAGTAACATAACCATTTATATGGAGATAATGACTGTGTGTGATGCTGTTTAGGCTTTAGGCTttacttgaatggaaattctgatagtgcaaatacatattttataggctcagataatgaaactggccagtgaggtcactggccaggtcgctAGACAAGTCATAGGCCAGATAAGTCATTGGAAAAGGCCAACTCATTGGCAACGTGTGTTAACCTCctgtcactgatcatgtaactgatcatgtaactgaccatgtaactggccatgtaacttgcaatgtatgtaactgataatgtaactgatcatgtaacttacaacatatgtaactggccaagtaactgactacgtaactgattatgtaactgaCTTTGTCATTGACATGagctgtaactgaccatgtaactcaCCATTTAACTGATtatgtaacttacaatatatgtatctggccaagtaactgactacgtaactgattatgtaattgcaaactcaatgctaaccttcttattttttcaacagAATTTAAACATTAGAAATgacaagaacaaaaagaaaagaaagggaaccaagcgatgatgatgaagactaccaagaggtggaatcagaagatgaagaagacgatcgaacgatacacagaaagaagaattcgaagaagagcttgaagaaataaaaaaaaaggagacatgaagaaatagaagaagaagaagaagaagaaaaagaagaaccaTCACCGAAGAAGATTCCCAAGAAGAGcttgaaataaataaaaaaaagacaggaagaaacagaagatgaagaagaagtagaaCAATCACCAAAGAAGGGTTCTTCAAAAGTTATTAGCAAAAAACAGAAAGTAAAGAAGGTAAAAGATTCTGAAGAGCAAGCAGAAGTAGAAGAAAAACCTGAAGCAGCACCAAAGATGAAGAGAAATGTGAAACCAGGAAATGTGCAGTACAGGTGCACATTAATAagtttcttgaacacaattaaagaTAACAAGAAGAATCTTAGTGCAAGAACATTAGATTTGCTCAGGCAGTCACCATTTGGAAAAATTGTAGATGCATTCCATGGTGGCTACATAGAGGAGAAGTCAgccaagaaatctgatgatttcATTACACTCCTCCTGCAGGCCTACGACATGAaaatgacctcttcttctttggaaagaagaaattcaggatctcgacaagagatatttcaaagatCCTAGGAATGCCAGAAAAAGGTGAGTTGGTCCCAAAGACTTCTGAGGGTTCATATCAGTCCGACTTTGTCCAGCAGTTTTTTTCAAACACAGTGAGAATTAACAAGAGAGCCGTGGAGAAAACTCTGCAAGATGCGCTCATAGACAATCCAACAACAGAGGAAGGGATtgagaagaaagacaaaaatgtggcaagattaatcttgctgGACTTGTCCATCAAGTTTCTGTTCCCAAACGCAGGAGGGACAATTTCATGGGACTACGTCAAAGCCTGCGAAAATTTAGATAAGATCGGATCTGATGACTGGGCAAGGGAAGTTGGAAGCTTCTTAAAAAAGTCTATAaagactttgaaaaagaaaaaggagtaaAGCAGCCCACAGGGTAATACGGGGGGCTGCGTTTTAATAATACTGGTAAGTTACTGTCAGACTgaaatgtaactggtcaagtcactgatcaAGTCAAACTGCATGTCATTGGTTAAGTCactatgactaattttttttttttttgtgcaagcAGTATTGGTTCTGTCAAAAGACTGGAAAAATCAAGCCAATATCTGGAAGGGAGAACGAAGATCATGGGATGAGAAAATGGGACATCCAGAAGCTGATACAGAATTGGACAAGTTTTAACAGCTTGAAAAAACTAGAGGTATTTTCTTCTCTGTCAAAGTAGTTGTCACTGGACACGTCACTGGCCAAGTATCTATCTTGGTTAAAAGTCACTGATTATGTCACTGTCACACTGCATGTCAATGGCCAAGTCACACTTCATGTCACTGGCCTTCATAACTGTTGTAAACATGTCATTGCTCATGTCACATAGCATGTCACTGACATATTGAATATGtttctttcagaaaatctttgaaaacctgaaggaggatagagaggaatcagaatccgaggaagaggagaatagaTCAGATGAAGCAAAGACAGTTCCGGAAGGAGAGGAAAAAGGTGCTGATGATCAGAATTATGAAAACGAAGAAGATAACCTAGAAGTTGAGGTGGCTGAACAGGAAACAACTTCAGAAAAAAGAAAGTGGGAGAAAGAGcttcagaaaaaggaggaggagataagatatatgactgtggagaaagataatttgaagaaaaaactgAACGAAAAGGAACACGAACTAAGGAAAATCACGGAGGACGTGGTGAATCTGGAGGAACGAAATGCTACACTTGTGACCGAGAATTTCTGCCTTGCATCATcggtgaaggagttagagataaaattgaaggaattggagcaaatgttgagcccaaagactcacacctcaacagcagctcagcagcacagctccccaccacctaactcaacagaaaaaaaaaatgaatcgaTCAAATGGAGCTGCATCTAAGGCTGCTGAAAACACAGAAAAGAAAGATCAATCGACTGTTGAGGAAGGTCAGTCCCATGGGATCTGCACAGTCGAAGAATCTGCAGCAGTAGCAGCTCATTCTCCACCTAACTGCACAGTGGCAGAAGAAACTCAATCGACACCTCCATTACACAAGGACTCACAGTTCCAGAGCCCCACAGTCCACATGCTCACAGTGGCGGAAATGGAACAACAAGCTGACATGTTTCAGATAGTGAAAACTCCTATAGTTGAAGAAGCATTTCAACTTCGTACGTTGAGcatagagaaagagaagaagacacCAAAGCAGAGCAAAAAGGGCGAGTTAACAATGCACCTTACAGAGCAACATTCCGGTGAAACGGTATCATCAATGGGTCTCTACTCTTACGTTATGAGATTAAAGAATAGGAGAATAACACAGAAAAAGGACAACATTTACTGGTGGGGAGATGTGAAAGCAAAACGACAAAAGaaagcaaaggagattgaagagagattgaaagatgctgaaaagaaagaaaaagaaaaggagatgaAGGCCTCACTGCCAGCTGCTGAACGTAAAAAGCTAGAACAGATGGTAGCACAACAGAAGTTGGACGATTTACCAGAGGATGTTCTGCAAGCAATAAGAGAGATTGACGCTACAGAAAATGCACAAATCAATAAAGAGCCAGAAGAGAAACAGCTACCTCCTGAGGTCGTAGACTGGGAGGAGAGCAAAGTATACAATTTTATGGACCAGGACACCAAGAGGAGAGTCCAGAAATACTggcaaaatgcaccatcagggtaatactttaattaagttaaaattctattttaaacttattgtaactggccaagtaactgtttatgtaactatcaaagtaactggccaagacgaaa encodes the following:
- the LOC133738894 gene encoding uncharacterized protein LOC133738894, giving the protein MAPPSLLGPPQINRSTTQPEPASGDPFIDSMIADFNNLNKPTPKPPMGFTENDSATFLSSGNPCLDLFFHVVPNTPASYLHQQLPLAWAHDALTTLKLICNLRGVRGTGKSDKEGFYTAALWLHQHHPKTLACNVASLAEFGYFKDLPEILYRLLEGHDVRKTQKEEWQQRKHSIGRRASPRGKAAKSAKTKSLGVTRQEPKEARKAKAAERVKSERANISALRHQKTMEMAKKAVERYQRDPDYRFLYDRVSDLFAECLKSDVENLKANQYKKISLAAKWCPSIDSSFDKATLLCESIARNVFPRESYPEYQGIEEAHYVYRVRDRLRKEILVPLRKVLELPEVYIGANDWNSIPYNRVASLAMKLYKEKFFKHDEERFKKYLENVQAGKSKIAAGALLPHEIIASLRDSDGGQVAELQWQRMVEDMLKLGKMKNCLAVCDVSGSMFGEPMEVCVALGLLVSELCDEPWKGKVITFSQNPQLHLILGGSLQSRTDFITRMEWGMNTDFQKVFDLLLQVAVNGKLKPENMIKRIFVFSDMEFDQASSNRWETDYQVIQRKYREKGYGDAVPQIVFWNLRDSRSTPVPGTQPGVALLSGFSKNLLKLFLDYDGEIRPDLTMELAISGPEYQKLVVLD